The stretch of DNA GATAAGAGTAGATTAAGGCCCTCTTTATTTGGGCTTAGGCTTATTGGCTTAAGCTTTTAAGCCGACTTTTCGACTTATATGGTTTATAAGCCGGTGGCTTTAAAGCTTTAAAATTAACAGTGGGGTCTACCTCTATTCCATATAAGCCAATAAAAGCTACTCGAATCTAGCTTTTGCCTTAACAGTGTAAGAGTGGCTTAtggctttaaaaaaaactcattgaAAAAATTGCTTATTTGTTTAGACATGTTTTTTGGCTTAAAAGTCAACTTATAAGCCCAAACAAAGAGGACATGAATCAGTAATAAGTCCATATTACCCGCTAAACTATACTTTTGAGTAACTACCCCGCCACCAAATAAATATCGCACCAGATCAAACTGCTGAAAATGGAGCAAATAGCCTTCTACAgtgctttttctttttgccagGTCGGCAAGAAGGCCGACCAAACTATATTAAGATTGAAAGGGATGTACCCTTCTACAGTGCTTTTGACAAATGTTATTTCGCTGAGGCTGCTGATATGGCAGCTAACAATTGTGTttactcaaaatttatatttccgCATCATGAGACCCACCGCCCACATgacaataaacaatatatttcttCCTCATCTATTCTTTCCCTCTTGCATCCTCCATTTGTTCTTTCCCAAAATCCAGCAGAGCAATGGGCAAGAGAGAAAGGTAAGTGGATATCTTTGTGGTGATGATGCAGGGCACCAATAAGAGTGTGCATGAGTACAATGCTATGACCAATGAAAGGTGCTGCTGGATTGTGCCACAATATGTAGAACAGTTCTTGCCTCAACCATCAGGTGAGCTCACAAGGTgatcaaatcaaataaatcaagGTGCTTTTATGCATGACCAGACACTGGAGGCTCCACATACCCTTTGAGCACtatattcttttaaatttggtgtcgataattaacatatttttatgattatatcAAAATCATAGTAAGGCCTAACCTAAGTCCTACCAAGGTCCAACTCAGACAAATCTCCGAGCGTAACTGATCTCTAGCCATGCCCAGCCCTATGCATACCAAAACTCAATGCAAATTACAGCTAAAGATCCACTGTTCCAATTGCAACTGAGATATCATGACAGTTAAGTCGACCATCTCATATGGTACCCTCCAATTGAACCAAGTGAAAGCCCCAAGCCTCATTTATAGGAAACTATTATCAACTCAGCAAAAGACAGCATAGTACAGTAATATACTAGAACTAGTGCACTACTACCATACGAACAACAGGTAATTAACCATATACTACTAATCCAtttgcaacaaaacaaaaaccaatTAACCCAATGATTCAATCATTACTTCACCACTCATCCATTTCCTTCATATAAACCATGCAGAGTAATTCTCGATCTGCCTAGCAAAATCGGAAGACAAGTAGCATACGCGACACGGCAGGGGGGGGCCTTACCTTGGGAGGAGTCGGGGTTGGGCTCAGCCCGAAGACGACTGCGGCTGGCGGCGGGGAATGGAACGCAGGCGGGAGGGTGAGGGGTGCAGGGGCGGGCAGGGCAGGGCTGGGATCGGAGGCAGAAGCAGAGGGGATAGGAGGGAGGGGACGAAGGAGGCGacgggcgaggaggaggatgggggaTTGATGGGGAGATTCTTTTTttgagaggaagaggaggaggaggaagaaggcgaTAACGGCGTccgcgcgcggcgtggcgtggcgACACACGAGACGGGGATGGATGCCACGAGCCCACGACCACGAGAGCGATGGCCACCAGCGCGCCGTGGCTGATTGACCAGCTAgcttccctttttcttttaattgtttttttgctcTTTTATTTGAAAGTATTTACTACAATTCACTGGATTTTTCGACGctgtccatttttttttgacagcgAGGGTGCAGAACTGTAGATACAATCGCTTCACGCAAATAAAAGCGCccatttttaaactaaaatttagatttggagtcgattttagaatttctttcccgtatgttattttttttattatttgtttttagatatatatatataagattgtacttacaaattatattttaatatgattctgattgtatttattaaaagCAAGCTAATTAGGACCAAAATCACGGACATATTTTTACTCGAGCACTATATCCTGCATCCCCGTGGGATATATGCGGTTTTTGATATATTAGGAACTTGCctagaataaaatttagtcTCTCAAATAaactaatctaaaatttattttttagttacttAAGTCAATGTAACTACTagacgatatattttttcacaaataatgtatatataggGTGGATTTTCTTGTCACTGATGATAATGGAGGATGCAAGGACGAGCAGAGACGATgcgaggggggaggaggacaTCACCTATCTTGCCTGCTGTGTGCATAGCTCTGGATTAATGGGGAAAACAGGGAGAAAGCGAAGAGCATTGGAAGGGGACAAGGGTTGTATTCTTTTCCTCTATATACTTTGGAATTTTCTTGTTATTAGCATGCCTTTCAACCATATAAACGGTGTCTTTTGCGCTAGACTTCATCCAAcctttataaaacaaaattttaattttgtaatatgttATTCCATCGTTTATACTATGGTTTATAAGCAAGTGTCTTTAAAGCTTCAAATTTAACAATAGGTATTATCTCTTTATTCTAGAAACGTAGCTACTCAATTGAGTTTTTGGTTTAATAATGTAAGAGTGGCTTATACCTTTAAAGAAACTCACTGAAAAAATTGATTGTTTGTTCAGGGTTAAGCTTTTTTTGCTTAAAAACGATTTATAagctcaaacaaaaaaatagctctaataaaaattagataatccaAGAATCGAACAATCTATGAGCATGTTTTGGGAAGTtttagattttgagaaacaGCTGCTTGATAgctagcttctgagaatctgaaaaaactcctaaatccagcttctccagcttttagattcttagttcattttccagaatctgtaactatagattctcagagGCTGTGAACCGTTTAggacagcttctggcagaaacagcttttggattcttagttcatttttcagaatctgtaactatagattctcagagGCTATGAACCGTTTAGGACAACTTCTGGTAGAAACAGCTtttggattcttagtttatttttaaaatctgtaactatagattctcagaagctatgAACCATTTGAGACAGCTTCTaacaaaaacaacttttagaaaaaactacAGCCGGAAGAAACTCTATAGATATAACCCTACGTCACTCTCCAAGAGGACTAAGGTGACGGGTAGTTTCAGCACTGCAATTCGCAAAGACGTCGACAAAGGAGTGTGGCTCTCCATGTGCGCTTGCCCTGCGTGTGTCCATGTGGGTGGTGCACCGGCCCTTTGCTTCCCAGCCCATGTCGGTTGTGGACCACGTGAACGCCGCACCACCCAGCAAGTTCCACTTTCCTAGCCCTTTTGAGCCCACCCACTACTAGCTTATCGGCCTATcccaaaaataaacatatatacatagattttGATCCAatcaaaaataagtatatgAAGATTATATACAGATAACTCTATATGCCGTCTaggtaaaaaaattgcataaaaCTTTGTTATTATTCCTGTGTAAATTTGAAACAtgcatcaatattttagttggcaaaaaagtttattcatGGAAACTTCGTACACATATATTTGGTATTTACATGCAAACAAACTTTGcacgtatatatttttttatacatataaattcgAAATGgatttgaaaaattcaaaaaaaaacatatatgtggGTGTGAGGCCCATGTGTATGATGCTCCATATATCTTTACTACTTAAAAGTGAAGACGAGCGTCCATCCTTCCTTCCCATCCCGCGTCACGCAGAAAAGATcgcttaaaaaaaactagaaaaaataagTGGTTACTTTAAGAAAAccgtttattttctttatgggCTTGTGTAGACTATTACAgatctttttttctctgagtCTATGTCATCTATTATTGATTGTATGGACCTATTGCATTGCATAGGTATATTAATAGTacactaaaatatcttataaagCCACGTAAATGGATCTCCATGTGGACTATATCatcagaaagagaaagaagaggtAAGCAAATAAAGAATTACCTGGGTCAAAATGAAAGGTCGACGAAATCCACGTATGTAGGTGTACGCATTGCTTCCCTACCTTGAATGACCCCTCCCAGCAAGAATTCATTCCAAAAAAGCTTGGGTTCTTAGTAGCTTTGGCACATAATGACTTAGCTCCTTCTAACAACTTTCATTATGGAGACTTGACTTTGTTTTTGCAACTCtttagtagttttttttgtcaatttcTCCATAATATTGTCGTATACAACTGATCGTGAATTAGTGATTTCACATACGAAGTGTGGTTGGGTCAAGTGATGTGCACGATACAAAAGTGCGATGGTTCAATGCAGTGGATTTTCCTGAATCAATCTATCTCATATATTCGATGATACCACATGACAATTGTTGTGAGACATTGAGTTGTTGGGTAAGATAGTATTCTCAAACTAGaaacaaataaagttttttttattaatactaACAAACCAAATTCTAAAGTTTTAGGTAAGATATCAACTAAAACTTGAAAACAATACAAAACCTTTTGAGCTCTATAGCTAACATACAATCTAGTAAACTATTCATTCAACTATTTTCACGATGTAACTTATACTATATAAGGTTGCAATGTATACAGTAAGGGACGATAGCTCACCACACACATCCTACTAGTTTTGTCCCTATCGCTGTCATCCCCATCGCTCATGTCTCGTATAGCCTCTATATTTGTGTTGTCATCATTGATCAACCTAGGATCAAAACATGAGATATGTTGTTTGCCTATGGATTATGTGTATTACTGCGATGGCATAGGCGATGTGATCACGCGAGGAGACGGTTGAACCCACACAACCTTGCTTAgggggttttttttaactttttgccactctttgTGGTGGGAGTTTAATCCCTCTCACAAGGTTTGGGATGGGGAGTGGCAAATTTAATGCCACTCGATatgtaagagtggcaaaaagttaaattttccgCTAGCATGAGAGTAGCCACATGTACGCGTCAATTTTCGAAGGGCATGGCAAACACCATGCCCACTACCATGGACTATGTTCACTTCTTCTAGTGTCATGATCTCTAGCTAGAGTAACTACAATGTCTTAATGTGCAATACGCTACTTCATGGTACCCACTAGAAGATCATTAGAAGATCATGATGGGTTGTGTATATACTATTTTCATGACGTGAAATTAGTATATAGATGTTAGTTATCTAAACTATTGTTCCTGCTATTACTAATGTCATCATCCGAAAGAGTGACAAGGATTCATGTGTGATTTTATAGATATTGCGTGACAATGAGACATAGGATATCGAATTGTGTATTATACACGTGCCACCTCCGAGcgaaaacataaatagtgATAGCGGGGTTATTTATTCCGTTCTAACATATGAAGTGTTTATTGTCCAAGTTCCttatttttaagagaaaaacaTGACTATACTTTTATTCGATAAGTTTCCGGTCATTAACATTTTAAAGTTAAGAGAAAAAGCGTATAATACGACCAGCTAACATTTCCAAGTTAACACTACGACAGATGCTGGTGTTGGAGTTGGGCAAGGCCGACCACGACCAATTTGCGAGGAAGTTGGTCGCTGCCTCGGTGGGGCTGTAGAGGTCCCACCAGACGTGTCTCTGTGGAGTGGGGCACACCATCTCCTTCGTCAAGCACCCCATCGTCCCCCCGAATGGGCCCAGCCCACAGCACGCCTTCCTCACCTCATCAAATCCTGCCAATTAGTTAATTAGCTCGCTAATTAAgtgttcttaattaattacgaaACTAATGATATGCCATTACGCTTAATCTTGTCACCGTATCTGGCGGGATGGGTGATGATCTCCATCATCCCCTTGTAGATGTCGCAGAAGACGACGTCGGCGCCGGGCAGCCGCGGCCGCAGCGCCtccagctccgccgccaccctggCGTTGTACCCCTGGACGAGCTCGTTCGCCTCCTCCACGCAGCTGCGGCCGTCCACGAGGTGCAGCCCCTCCCACATCACCCGCGGCGCGCACCCCAGCGGCGCCACCCCCATCACTGCCGTCCTCCTCGCCCCCGCCTCGTACAGCTCCTGCAGTTCATGAATTGATCAATcccaatcgatcgatctgatgCTCGCGCGGGGAAGAGATCGTGACGGCCGCGGAGATGCGTACCGCGACGGTGCGCGCGACgcggtcggcgaggaggcgggcgaagccgcggcggccgtgcTTGGGCGCCGACGCGTCGGCCT from Oryza brachyantha chromosome 12, ObraRS2, whole genome shotgun sequence encodes:
- the LOC107305345 gene encoding GDSL esterase/lipase At1g71250-like, which produces MELLPLRLLLLLLLRLVVSAQTSSPATALFVLGDSTASCAATTLPLNLSSFTSSGKCLFPSAHRLLPDLLAAKMGLPPPPLIATLNGTAAEAARGVNFAGDEGGRGAIFRMGAVGQQLRLATETLQLLRLEAATPQDADAAAAGAVFVLSFGTDSYARLLSRGSEADASAPKHGRRGFARLLADRVARTVAELYEAGARRTAVMGVAPLGCAPRVMWEGLHLVDGRSCVEEANELVQGYNARVAAELEALRPRLPGADVVFCDIYKGMMEIITHPARYGFDEVRKACCGLGPFGGTMGCLTKEMVCPTPQRHVWWDLYSPTEAATNFLANWSWSALPNSNTSICRSVNLEMLAGRIIRFFS